The genomic segment TCGCCGAGAACGACGCTCACCCCTGGCGGGTCGCCACCCCGCAACTGATTCTCCACGGCAACATGGATGTGCACGTGGAGAAAAGGATTCGCACCGTTGACCGTGCAGTGCTCGTCCGGGGCCGCGCTGCCCGCCTCCCACGCGCTCTTGTACTCATCGTGCTCGCGAAGCGCCCCGGCGATATGCTCCTCCTCTGGAAGCGTGAGGCCCCGCTGAAACCTTTCCCATATGGAGCACATGATCTCCCGTGAGATCCACACCATTTCTTTCATTTGATCAGGCATTTCACTACGGCCAAAAGCTAAAGGCTAAAAGTGCAAAGTATAAAATCCATGTCCTCCAGCTAGCGCGCTGCCGCCGGGATCCGCTCGGCAAAATGACACGCGGTGCGATAGCCCGGGGCGCACTGGCTCAATTCCGGCTCTCGCTCGACACAGACACGCTGTGCCATGCCGCATCGCGGATGGAAACGGCATCCGAGAGGATACTCGGTCGGGTTGGGGACGCTCCCCCTGATCGCCTCGAGACGCGCTCGCCGCGCTCCCCCCAGGAGCGGCACTGACCTCAGCAGCGCGCGCGTGTACGGATGCGCGGGTGAGGCGAGGAGTTGCCGGGCCGGCCCCTCCTCGACGATTTTTCCGGCGTACATGATCGCGATGCGGTCGGCGAGCTCCGAGATGACGCCCAGATCGTGGCTGATGAGCAGGAGCGCCATGCCAGAGCTCCTCTGTCTCTCCTCCAGGAGATCGAGTATCTGCGCCTGGATGGTCAC from the Candidatus Auribacterota bacterium genome contains:
- a CDS encoding DUF1841 family protein, which encodes MKEMVWISREIMCSIWERFQRGLTLPEEEHIAGALREHDEYKSAWEAGSAAPDEHCTVNGANPFLHVHIHVAVENQLRGGDPPGVSVVLGELQRKGIDRHEAIHMIGSVLINEIYEIMGAHRPFDRARYLKGLDNLLHRDQN